The following proteins are encoded in a genomic region of uncultured Ilyobacter sp.:
- a CDS encoding glutamine synthetase III — MQSLTEVYGSNCFNEATLKQRVPKSIFKEFRKVQNGEKDLTLNVAEVIANAMKDWALEKGATHFTHWFQPLTGITAEKHDSFVNPGPDGTVILEFSGKELIKGEPDASSFPSGGLRATFEARGYTAWDTTSPAFLREDQTGITLYIPTAFVSYKGHALDKKVPLLRSMAAVEKQSLRVLKALGDTKTKKTFTTLGVEQEYFLVEKEFYEKRLDLMHTGRTLLGAGSAKEQELTGHYFGTIKERVATFMQDLDVELWKIGVSSKTKHNEVAPNQFEVASVFSTANVATDSNQLTMDIIQKVAVRHGLVALLHEKPYAGVNGSGKHNNWSLATESANLLEPGDNPKDNAQFLVFLSSVVEAVDRYAPLLRLSAASANNDHRLGGHEAPPAIISIFLGDALSNILETIAGGTPESEAKVSKLEIGVDSLPKLPKDLTDRNRTSPFAFTGNKFEFRMVGSSASTSGPNVILNTIVAEVLSEYAEILEKSEDKNEAIKQIVTKAYTEHGKVIFNGNGYGEEWIVEAEKRGLPNLKATSDVLKYNLAPETIEVFEKHMVLSAEELESRHNIYSEIYVNQIELEAKVITKMSETEVIPAANKYMKEIAETINSSKEFLPESLLKSQKDLVVSIAENVDTLVKETKSLETIVANKPEGLDAEVQYARKEILPSMDKIRAAADTLETLCSKEIWPMPTYEDLLYKL; from the coding sequence GTGCAATCTTTGACTGAAGTCTATGGATCAAACTGTTTTAATGAGGCTACATTAAAACAAAGGGTTCCTAAAAGTATTTTTAAAGAGTTTAGAAAAGTACAAAACGGAGAAAAGGATCTTACGTTAAATGTTGCAGAAGTTATTGCAAATGCTATGAAGGATTGGGCACTTGAAAAGGGAGCGACTCACTTTACTCACTGGTTCCAACCTCTTACAGGAATTACAGCAGAAAAGCATGACTCTTTTGTTAATCCAGGTCCAGACGGGACAGTTATATTAGAGTTTTCTGGAAAAGAGCTTATAAAAGGAGAACCTGATGCATCTTCATTCCCAAGTGGAGGATTAAGAGCCACTTTTGAAGCTAGAGGTTATACTGCATGGGATACTACGTCACCAGCTTTCTTGAGAGAGGATCAGACAGGTATAACTCTTTATATTCCTACAGCTTTTGTTTCATATAAAGGACATGCTCTAGATAAAAAAGTACCACTTTTAAGATCTATGGCAGCTGTTGAAAAACAATCTTTAAGAGTTTTAAAAGCTCTTGGAGACACTAAAACTAAGAAAACTTTCACAACTCTAGGGGTAGAGCAGGAATATTTCTTGGTAGAAAAAGAATTCTATGAAAAAAGATTAGACCTTATGCATACTGGTAGAACTTTACTAGGTGCTGGTTCTGCAAAAGAGCAGGAGCTTACAGGTCACTACTTTGGTACTATAAAAGAAAGAGTAGCTACATTCATGCAAGATCTAGATGTTGAACTATGGAAAATTGGAGTTTCATCTAAGACTAAGCATAATGAAGTTGCACCAAATCAATTTGAAGTTGCCTCTGTATTCTCTACAGCAAACGTAGCAACTGACAGCAATCAGCTTACTATGGATATTATCCAAAAAGTAGCAGTTAGACATGGATTAGTAGCTCTTTTACACGAAAAACCTTATGCAGGAGTAAATGGTTCTGGAAAACATAATAACTGGTCTCTTGCAACTGAAAGCGCAAACTTACTTGAGCCAGGAGATAATCCAAAAGATAACGCTCAGTTCCTTGTATTCTTGAGTTCAGTAGTAGAGGCTGTGGACAGATATGCGCCACTTCTAAGACTTTCTGCTGCAAGTGCAAATAATGACCACAGATTAGGGGGACATGAAGCACCTCCAGCAATTATCTCTATCTTCTTAGGTGATGCACTGTCAAACATCCTAGAAACGATTGCAGGTGGAACTCCAGAAAGCGAAGCTAAAGTTTCAAAGTTAGAAATAGGAGTAGATTCACTTCCAAAATTACCAAAAGATCTTACAGATAGAAACAGAACTTCTCCATTTGCCTTTACAGGAAATAAATTTGAATTTAGAATGGTTGGATCTTCAGCATCTACTTCAGGCCCAAATGTAATCTTAAATACAATTGTTGCAGAAGTACTTTCTGAATATGCTGAAATTCTTGAAAAATCAGAAGATAAAAATGAAGCTATAAAGCAAATCGTTACAAAAGCATACACTGAGCATGGAAAGGTTATATTCAACGGTAACGGTTATGGTGAAGAGTGGATAGTAGAGGCTGAAAAAAGAGGTCTTCCAAACTTAAAAGCTACAAGTGACGTATTAAAATATAACTTAGCTCCAGAAACAATAGAAGTATTTGAAAAGCACATGGTTCTATCTGCTGAAGAGTTAGAGTCAAGACACAACATTTACAGTGAAATTTATGTAAATCAAATAGAACTTGAGGCTAAGGTAATAACAAAAATGTCTGAGACAGAAGTTATTCCTGCAGCTAATAAGTACATGAAAGAAATAGCAGAGACAATTAACAGCAGCAAAGAGTTTTTACCTGAAAGCTTGTTAAAAAGTCAAAAGGACCTTGTTGTTTCAATAGCTGAAAATGTTGATACACTAGTAAAAGAAACAAAATCTCTTGAGACAATAGTTGCAAATAAACCAGAAGGATTGGATGCTGAGGTTCAGTATGCAAGAAAAGAAATATTACCATCTATGGATAAAATCAGAGCTGCGGCAGATACTTTAGAAACTTTATGTTCTAAAGAAATATGGCCTATGCCAACTTATGAAGACTTACTTTATAAGTTATAA
- a CDS encoding mechanosensitive ion channel domain-containing protein codes for MENMKLFITSNFADFFMKLLGAIVIFIIGKFIINNLMALVHKAMYKRKTDPMVHSFAVSCLRSLSYVILVIITASVVGIQMTSLVAVLGAATFAVGLALQGSLSNFAGGVLILIFKPFEIGHYIEAAGYSGTVEGIQIFYTVLNTPDNKRVIIPNGELSNNSVINYSKNDKRRVDINFGISYGDDFKRAISFLNDIAQSHEKVLKDDPITIRVKELGDSSVNITYRVWCKTADYWTVYFDSIEKAKEVFDREKIEIPFPQMDVHFNPKDVQN; via the coding sequence ATGGAGAATATGAAGCTTTTTATTACAAGTAACTTTGCTGATTTCTTTATGAAGTTGCTAGGAGCGATAGTTATTTTCATTATAGGTAAATTTATTATCAACAATCTTATGGCATTGGTTCATAAGGCAATGTACAAAAGGAAGACCGATCCTATGGTACATTCCTTTGCAGTGTCATGCTTAAGATCACTGTCCTATGTTATTCTGGTAATAATTACTGCCTCTGTAGTGGGAATTCAGATGACATCACTCGTAGCAGTTTTAGGTGCGGCAACCTTTGCAGTAGGTCTAGCCCTTCAGGGGAGTTTATCAAACTTTGCAGGTGGAGTGCTTATTCTTATTTTTAAGCCATTTGAGATAGGTCACTATATAGAGGCTGCAGGATATTCAGGAACTGTTGAAGGAATACAGATATTTTATACAGTATTGAATACTCCCGACAATAAGAGGGTCATAATTCCAAATGGAGAGCTGTCTAATAACTCAGTGATCAATTATTCTAAAAATGATAAGAGAAGGGTGGATATTAATTTTGGGATTTCTTATGGAGATGATTTCAAAAGAGCTATTTCGTTTTTAAATGATATAGCCCAGTCCCACGAAAAAGTCCTAAAGGATGATCCTATTACTATAAGGGTAAAGGAATTAGGAGATTCTTCTGTAAATATAACATACAGAGTATGGTGTAAGACTGCAGACTATTGGACTGTGTATTTTGATTCTATTGAAAAAGCCAAAGAAGTTTTTGATAGGGAAAAAATAGAGATACCATTTCCTCAAATGGATGTTCATTTTAACCCTAAAGATGTTCAAAATTAA
- a CDS encoding response regulator transcription factor — translation MERILLLEDEDKMRKVVKNFLVKAGYEVIEACDGEEALELFYENTYDLAILDVMVPKIDGWTICRKIRKESKIPIIMLTARSTEDDELFGFDLGADEYITKPFSLKILLARVKVLLKRKDSIIEESGLKVGQLEIDSKSHKVIFCEEILDLTPKEYDMLLMMVKNKDIAISRERFLNQIWGFDYYGDLRTVDTHVKQLRKKLKGKHIKTVRGVGYRFEEE, via the coding sequence ATGGAAAGAATTTTACTTTTAGAAGATGAAGATAAAATGAGAAAGGTGGTAAAGAACTTTCTTGTGAAAGCTGGTTATGAGGTTATAGAGGCCTGTGACGGAGAGGAGGCCTTAGAATTATTTTATGAGAATACTTATGATTTGGCAATTTTAGATGTCATGGTTCCAAAAATAGACGGCTGGACAATATGCAGAAAAATAAGAAAAGAATCTAAGATCCCTATTATAATGCTAACTGCGAGAAGTACGGAAGATGACGAGTTGTTTGGATTTGATCTAGGAGCAGATGAATACATAACAAAACCTTTCAGCCTCAAGATACTCTTAGCCAGGGTAAAGGTACTTTTGAAAAGAAAAGATTCCATAATAGAGGAGAGCGGCTTAAAAGTTGGGCAGCTAGAGATTGATTCAAAAAGCCATAAGGTGATCTTTTGTGAGGAAATTTTGGATCTGACTCCCAAGGAGTACGATATGCTTCTTATGATGGTTAAAAATAAGGATATTGCTATTTCTAGAGAGAGATTTTTAAACCAGATATGGGGCTTTGATTATTATGGAGACCTTCGAACTGTGGACACCCATGTAAAACAGCTGCGTAAAAAACTAAAAGGGAAGCACATTAAGACCGTTCGCGGAGTTGGATATAGGTTTGAGGAGGAATAA
- a CDS encoding ATP-binding protein: MKGRISRDIFFYMMIISILPIFLIYLLNATLLDSYSLNKKKEELHQISKLLTEGDGNINIPRLKRESNIEVYFLGMEDRYQYRIDDDVRGILDDLDWDDVEIGDNIEKIYQKEQGINLLVNITKITNQMFLIITTPISSVENSVKISREFYYYSFFLVAFLSLVVSYIFSNKVSKPIIRLEKNAKDISMLNFDEKLHIKTGNELESLGESINIMSEKLEGAIENLKNANTQLEIDLENERKLEIMRRSFISSVNHELKTPLAIMRVYAEGLLEGVAGGEEVDEYCKTIVEEVENMEKIVKELLYFSEIEAGYKKAQMESFRIDLLVERVLENYSYDFKEKNVKLNFLLKNEKVYGDIKLIERVLENFFSNAVTYVPKNGEIKIKGSSDRDFLKITVFNSGDKIPEDKINDIWKPFFKLDKARTRKYGGTGLGLSIVKKILDIHSSDYGVYNLRDGVEFFFTLKKS, from the coding sequence ATGAAAGGTAGAATAAGCAGGGATATATTTTTTTATATGATGATAATATCCATACTGCCGATATTTCTGATATATCTTTTGAATGCCACACTTCTAGACAGCTACTCCCTAAATAAAAAGAAAGAGGAACTTCATCAAATATCAAAACTTCTAACAGAAGGAGATGGCAATATCAACATCCCGAGACTCAAGAGAGAGAGCAATATAGAGGTGTATTTTCTCGGAATGGAAGATAGGTATCAATATCGTATAGATGATGATGTAAGGGGAATTTTAGATGACCTTGACTGGGATGATGTGGAGATTGGTGACAATATAGAGAAAATATATCAGAAAGAGCAGGGGATAAATCTTCTGGTTAACATCACAAAAATAACAAATCAGATGTTTCTAATTATAACTACCCCTATATCTTCTGTGGAGAATTCAGTGAAAATAAGCAGAGAATTTTATTATTACAGTTTTTTTCTGGTGGCATTCTTGTCCCTGGTTGTTTCATACATTTTTTCAAATAAGGTTTCAAAACCTATTATTCGTTTGGAAAAAAATGCCAAAGATATATCCATGCTTAATTTTGATGAGAAATTGCATATAAAAACCGGCAACGAACTTGAAAGTTTGGGGGAAAGTATAAATATTATGTCAGAAAAACTTGAAGGTGCCATTGAAAACCTCAAAAATGCCAATACTCAGCTAGAGATTGATCTTGAAAATGAAAGAAAACTGGAAATAATGAGGCGTAGTTTTATATCTAGTGTAAATCATGAACTAAAGACCCCTTTAGCAATTATGAGGGTTTATGCAGAGGGACTCCTCGAAGGGGTAGCTGGCGGTGAGGAGGTAGATGAATACTGCAAAACCATTGTTGAAGAAGTTGAAAATATGGAAAAGATAGTAAAGGAGCTTCTTTATTTTTCGGAGATAGAGGCTGGGTACAAAAAAGCTCAAATGGAGTCCTTTAGGATAGATTTACTTGTAGAAAGAGTATTGGAAAATTATTCCTACGACTTTAAGGAAAAAAATGTTAAATTAAATTTTTTACTAAAAAATGAAAAGGTCTATGGGGATATAAAACTAATTGAAAGAGTATTAGAAAACTTTTTCAGTAATGCTGTCACCTATGTTCCGAAAAATGGTGAGATTAAAATAAAGGGATCTTCCGATAGAGATTTTCTAAAAATAACGGTTTTTAATAGCGGAGATAAAATTCCAGAGGATAAAATCAATGACATATGGAAACCTTTTTTCAAACTTGATAAGGCTAGAACCAGAAAGTACGGTGGGACAGGTTTAGGTCTATCTATTGTAAAAAAGATCCTAGACATACATAGTTCTGATTATGGTGTTTATAACCTCAGAGATGGTGTTGAGTTTTTCTTTACTCTTAAAAAATCATAA
- a CDS encoding cation:proton antiporter — protein sequence MKTLISLSLLLIGGHYAGKIAEKIKLPKLIGMIIFGCIIGPAYLNQIDSLTLHMSKELKSIALVTVLITGGLGISTEQLKKMGRPALLLSFIPAGLEGFAVAFAAMKLFGFTFIQGGILGFIISAVSPAVLIPSMVDLINRGIGQRKAIPQMMLAGGSADDSIAIALFTTFMSLYLGSSSGIASNLLLVPLSIILGVLSGIAAALLLKFLCKTTKNPLIHCFLVLTTGVGMRILEELKILKINSLIGVMVMGFVISNYCEKELGTSLKETLGKVWQVGQIYLFTLVGTAINPTLIGNLIIPGTLAIMSALVIRSIGTWISLLGTDLTYRERLFCVIAYLPKATVQSAKAGVPLQMGVVGGELIQAVSILSVLITAPIGAIGIKLTAIPLLEPERQLKVSQEYSK from the coding sequence ATGAAAACATTAATTTCTCTGTCTCTTCTTCTTATAGGGGGACACTATGCAGGTAAAATTGCTGAAAAGATAAAGCTTCCAAAATTAATAGGTATGATAATATTCGGCTGTATAATCGGCCCTGCATACTTAAACCAAATAGACAGCCTTACACTGCACATGAGTAAGGAGCTAAAAAGTATAGCTCTTGTTACCGTCCTTATTACAGGAGGTCTCGGAATAAGCACAGAACAACTAAAAAAAATGGGCCGGCCCGCTCTTCTTTTAAGCTTTATTCCCGCAGGTCTTGAAGGTTTTGCCGTTGCCTTTGCAGCAATGAAACTTTTTGGATTTACCTTTATACAGGGGGGAATTTTAGGATTTATAATCTCTGCAGTGAGTCCAGCAGTTCTCATACCTTCCATGGTTGACCTCATAAACAGGGGGATAGGTCAGAGAAAGGCCATACCTCAGATGATGCTGGCTGGTGGATCCGCAGACGACAGTATCGCAATAGCTCTTTTCACTACATTTATGAGCCTTTATCTTGGATCTTCATCTGGAATAGCATCCAATTTGCTATTAGTACCTCTTTCTATAATTTTAGGTGTACTTTCTGGTATCGCGGCGGCACTTTTATTAAAATTTTTGTGCAAAACCACAAAAAATCCTTTGATACACTGCTTCTTGGTATTGACAACAGGTGTTGGAATGAGAATCCTAGAGGAATTAAAAATACTTAAAATTAACTCTCTTATTGGGGTCATGGTCATGGGCTTTGTCATCAGTAACTACTGTGAAAAAGAACTTGGAACTAGCCTAAAGGAAACTCTCGGAAAAGTGTGGCAGGTCGGACAGATATACCTATTCACCCTTGTAGGTACCGCAATTAATCCTACTCTTATAGGAAATCTAATTATTCCAGGAACCCTCGCCATTATGAGTGCCCTAGTGATAAGATCGATAGGGACCTGGATATCGCTTCTAGGAACAGACCTAACATACAGAGAAAGGCTGTTTTGTGTTATAGCCTACCTTCCAAAGGCTACTGTTCAGTCTGCCAAGGCTGGCGTGCCACTTCAGATGGGGGTAGTGGGTGGAGAGCTTATACAGGCCGTCTCCATCCTGAGCGTTCTTATAACGGCCCCTATAGGTGCTATTGGTATAAAGCTCACAGCCATACCTCTACTAGAGCCAGAGAGACAGCTAAAAGTTTCACAGGAATATTCGAAGTAA
- the dnaN gene encoding DNA polymerase III subunit beta has translation MKIKVNREELIKVLSNLSVVVRENSIRPVMSGAKLEAKDGMAVFTGSNLEFSYISSIPAQVENEGVTVFKIPLILEYIKLLDEENLEMIVGEGKLSIHRAEFSIMDWEDYPEIEENESDDLFVLESEKIISAFEKVKFSAFPTVDNLAINCIRMSCESENLNFISTDSYRLTKFTMPAACESNQEISIPLESVGTICKLLKDTEEPARFGVKNAVLTVRCGDSYMSTRLIELPFPDYRSIFKSMSYTKQIELNTDDFKKSMKKVLTVAKRNIETKNGALFEFKGNKLVSTVSSGTAKTVQKLDTIKDGDDFRASLNVKFIYDFIGNIQKNSIIKATNSSSMFILEETGNSSYTYVLMPLALRD, from the coding sequence ATGAAAATCAAAGTGAACCGAGAGGAGCTTATTAAAGTCCTTTCAAATCTTTCTGTAGTCGTAAGAGAAAATTCAATAAGACCTGTAATGTCAGGGGCAAAGTTAGAAGCAAAAGATGGTATGGCTGTGTTTACAGGATCAAACCTTGAGTTTAGTTATATATCCTCTATTCCTGCACAAGTCGAGAATGAGGGAGTAACTGTCTTTAAAATACCTCTGATTCTCGAGTATATCAAACTTTTAGACGAGGAAAACCTTGAGATGATCGTCGGTGAAGGAAAGCTTTCTATTCACAGAGCTGAGTTTTCTATCATGGACTGGGAAGACTATCCAGAGATAGAGGAAAATGAATCAGATGATCTTTTTGTTCTTGAGAGTGAAAAAATAATATCAGCCTTTGAGAAAGTTAAATTTTCAGCTTTTCCAACTGTTGACAATCTAGCTATAAACTGTATTAGAATGTCCTGCGAAAGTGAAAATCTAAATTTTATATCCACTGACTCTTACAGGCTTACAAAGTTTACAATGCCTGCTGCTTGTGAATCAAACCAGGAGATATCAATACCTCTAGAAAGCGTAGGTACCATCTGCAAACTTTTAAAAGATACAGAAGAGCCAGCTAGATTTGGTGTTAAAAATGCTGTGTTAACTGTAAGATGTGGAGACTCCTATATGTCTACAAGACTTATAGAGCTTCCTTTTCCAGATTACAGATCAATTTTTAAAAGTATGTCGTATACAAAACAGATAGAGCTTAATACAGATGATTTTAAGAAATCAATGAAAAAGGTTTTAACTGTGGCAAAGAGAAATATTGAAACAAAAAATGGAGCCCTTTTTGAATTTAAAGGAAACAAACTTGTTTCCACAGTTTCTTCAGGAACTGCCAAAACGGTTCAAAAGCTAGATACTATTAAAGACGGGGATGATTTTAGGGCTTCACTAAATGTGAAGTTTATCTACGACTTTATAGGAAATATTCAAAAGAACAGCATAATAAAGGCCACCAACTCAAGCTCAATGTTTATTTTAGAAGAAACTGGAAACAGTAGCTATACATATGTACTCATGCCTTTGGCCTTGAGGGATTAG
- a CDS encoding nucleoside kinase yields the protein MENYNERNYYTTLKFILIKATYDLFPEAEVKIHHSLNKGIYGEILKNPKIRSEDILAIKNRMGELIREDIPIRPVVLPICDIQKHDCIYNRPDMRRLIEYSDWVDLRVYEMEGFYDYYHNGMLSSTGYLNLFDLSPYNGGFILKYPFQNDPYRIPVETDHPKLAKIFHESEKWGQIMEVSDVGALNEKILNKEIAELIMVNEALHHKKLSFIADEISKKENIKLVTIAGPSSSGKTTFTQRLAIHLKVNGLKPLVISLDNYYIGREFLPLDVNGKKDFESIKALDIKLLNKSLKELMDGKEVEIPKYNFLSGERENVGKKVKLAENGIILIEGIHGLNEELTWEIPKLNKYKIYISCLTTLNVDDHNRIPTSEVRKLRRIVRDSLSRGTSAEGTLNMWESVRRGEEKNIFPFQEEADAIFDSNLIYELGVLKKYAHGELKKVQPGSIFYEEAQRLVKFLNYFREIDSDFVPDDSILKEFIGGSYFYKY from the coding sequence ATGGAAAACTATAATGAAAGAAATTACTACACAACTTTAAAATTCATTTTGATCAAGGCTACCTACGACCTGTTTCCAGAAGCAGAAGTAAAAATACACCACTCTCTCAATAAGGGAATCTATGGAGAGATACTAAAGAATCCTAAAATACGGTCTGAAGATATCCTAGCTATAAAAAACAGAATGGGGGAACTTATAAGAGAAGATATTCCCATCCGACCAGTGGTTTTGCCTATTTGTGATATTCAAAAACATGACTGCATATACAACAGACCAGATATGAGAAGACTCATTGAATACAGTGATTGGGTAGACCTAAGAGTCTACGAAATGGAGGGTTTTTATGACTACTACCACAATGGTATGTTAAGTAGTACAGGTTATCTCAATTTATTTGATCTATCCCCCTATAACGGAGGATTTATTTTAAAATATCCCTTCCAAAATGACCCTTATAGGATTCCTGTGGAAACTGACCATCCAAAACTTGCGAAGATATTCCACGAATCTGAAAAATGGGGTCAGATAATGGAAGTTTCAGACGTAGGAGCTCTCAATGAAAAGATACTCAATAAAGAGATAGCCGAACTTATAATGGTCAATGAAGCCCTTCACCATAAAAAACTTTCTTTTATTGCAGATGAAATATCTAAAAAAGAAAACATTAAACTAGTAACTATAGCTGGACCTTCATCATCTGGTAAAACTACCTTTACCCAAAGACTTGCTATACACCTCAAGGTAAACGGACTAAAACCACTTGTGATATCTCTAGACAACTATTATATAGGGAGAGAGTTTTTACCTCTAGATGTAAATGGTAAAAAAGATTTTGAATCAATAAAAGCCTTAGACATAAAACTTTTAAACAAGAGTTTAAAAGAACTCATGGACGGAAAAGAGGTGGAGATCCCAAAATATAACTTTCTCAGCGGTGAGCGAGAAAATGTTGGCAAGAAGGTAAAATTAGCAGAAAACGGAATTATTCTCATAGAGGGAATACACGGCCTAAATGAGGAACTTACATGGGAAATACCAAAACTGAATAAATATAAAATTTATATAAGCTGCCTCACCACCTTAAATGTCGATGATCACAACAGAATCCCAACAAGTGAGGTCAGAAAACTCAGAAGAATTGTGAGAGACAGCTTATCAAGAGGAACCAGTGCAGAAGGAACACTAAATATGTGGGAATCAGTTAGACGTGGAGAGGAAAAAAATATATTTCCATTCCAGGAAGAGGCTGATGCAATATTTGACTCTAACCTAATTTATGAATTGGGTGTACTAAAAAAATATGCCCACGGTGAGTTAAAGAAGGTACAGCCAGGAAGTATATTTTATGAGGAAGCTCAGAGACTTGTTAAATTTTTAAATTACTTCAGAGAGATAGATTCTGACTTTGTCCCAGATGACTCTATTCTCAAAGAGTTTATAGGGGGAAGTTATTTTTATAAATACTAG
- a CDS encoding YegS/Rv2252/BmrU family lipid kinase, with translation MKRVKLIYNPYSGENYIVKNLDTVFQVYQKKGYTVDAFRISFEADIKDAFNGIDREYHHIIIAGGDGTVNQVVNIMKKIGIDLPVAILPTGTANDFANCLGMPKDISEACQQILSSEVRFIDLGKANDTYFVNVASAGLFTDVSQKTNVNLKNTMGKLAYYFGGIIEIPNFKRLQITVESEELKYTGHSLIIFAFNGKSAGNIDIAYKSQLDDGLLDIVIVKAEIMTETLISFFKFLKKEHLENPKGVIHFKTDRLYLKCHEPISTDLDGEKGPDFPLEIQCVKNGLKILGFAK, from the coding sequence ATGAAAAGGGTAAAGTTAATATACAACCCATATTCTGGTGAAAATTACATAGTAAAAAATTTAGACACTGTTTTTCAGGTTTATCAGAAAAAAGGTTATACTGTAGATGCTTTTAGGATAAGCTTTGAAGCAGATATAAAAGATGCATTCAACGGTATTGACAGGGAGTACCACCATATTATCATAGCAGGAGGAGATGGAACCGTAAATCAAGTAGTAAATATAATGAAGAAAATTGGTATAGACCTACCTGTTGCAATACTTCCCACTGGAACTGCCAATGATTTTGCAAACTGTCTTGGAATGCCAAAGGACATATCTGAGGCTTGTCAACAGATATTGAGTTCTGAGGTTAGATTTATTGACCTTGGAAAAGCCAATGATACTTATTTTGTAAATGTAGCCAGCGCCGGATTATTTACAGATGTCTCACAAAAGACAAATGTCAATCTTAAGAACACAATGGGAAAATTGGCATACTATTTTGGGGGTATTATAGAAATACCAAACTTCAAAAGACTTCAGATAACAGTGGAATCTGAGGAACTAAAATATACAGGTCATTCTCTTATTATATTTGCCTTCAACGGGAAAAGTGCCGGGAATATAGATATTGCTTATAAATCCCAGTTAGATGACGGCCTTTTAGACATAGTAATAGTAAAAGCCGAAATAATGACTGAAACCCTCATATCTTTTTTTAAGTTTTTAAAAAAAGAGCACCTTGAAAATCCCAAGGGGGTAATTCACTTCAAAACTGACAGGTTATACCTGAAGTGCCATGAACCTATATCAACTGATCTAGACGGGGAAAAAGGTCCTGACTTTCCCCTAGAGATACAATGTGTAAAAAATGGATTAAAAATCCTAGGATTTGCAAAATAA